GACGAGGTGGGCGTTTTGTTTGTATAAGATTCATTTATATATACCCCTGCTCGGTATTTGAGATTGGCCTGGGCTGTTTTGCAGATGGAGGGCTGGTTTACAAATGAACCAACACTGTATGAGAATCAATGGTGAAAACCGCTAACAACGTCGATTCGTTaccagaaaatgatgaGAACAGGCCGTACAAGTGTGGGATCTGTTCGAGAGGGTTCCACAGGCTGGAGCACAAGAAGAGACATTTGAGGACGCACACGGGGGAGAAACCGCACAAGTGCGTCTTCCCAGGGTGCACGAAGGGGTTCAGTAGAGGTGACGAATTGAAGAGACATCTTAGAACACACACGGGGATCTCGTCGAGAAATATGAAGAACCAGGCCAGAAACTTCCACCAGCAGCCGCAGATGATCAGCATATACGGGGTCGACGGCGCTGACCCTTATAACATCCCAGTGATGATAACTCCGCAGGCGATGACAATGGCGGTGCCATTTCCTGGATTCCCACAACAACCGCAACCACAACCGCAGCAGCATTTTGGGATCGGCTACGCTCAAGCGTCTATGTCCCCACCATCGGAAAACCAACAAATAAATGGTACGCCGATAATGATGCCAATTGCAATTCCAGCGCAGCAGGTgaaacaacagcagcagcacgtacagcaacaacaaatgGGGTTCTGTCCAACGCCAGTTGGGTCGGCACCCAGTAATGCATTCTACTTGAGCACACAACCTTTCCCGCAATCTGGCAGCTCGTCGAATCTAAGTGACGCATCGTCGACTTATTCTAACGGTAGGTACCCTACGTCCACCGCGACTTCTATAAGTACGGCTCCCACGAAACCCCATTTCCCAGTCTCACCCACAAGTTTCACGGAAAGTTCTACATTTACAGAAACCCCATCCTCAGCTACACCCCCTTACTCGTTCAGAAGAACGATCAGCAATGCTTTGCACTCGCTTCAAGGTATGACTACAAATAAGCACAGCAACTCCCCCATACCAAACACGCCCCCCAAGAGCAATAAAGTAACGAAACTGCACACGCCTCAAGAGAACCTGCCGATATCTAATGCGAGCAGCTTGCTATCGTTAAACTCGATGCTTCTCCGTGatcagcaacaacagcaacaacaactgaAACAAAGCCATCCGTCGACGATCGCGGAAGATTCCGGCAGCGACGacaccagcagcgacaGAATGTTGAAACTACACGTCAGCGACCCGCCCAGGAGCACCGGGAAGGCGCAATTCCATATATCCTCCGAGAACAACTCggacaacgacgacgccACGGGGGACGAAGAGCAAGACTGCGCGGTCCATCGCTCCCCAGTCGGTCCAGAAGAACAGGGCACCCGCGCCAAACGGTTCGGCGTCAAACTACCACCCGTAAGCAACCTGCTGAAACAGATTGACGTGTTCAACAAACCGCTATGAGCCAGTCGGAGCCTCCATTCacatacacatacacatacaTGCATACGTACCATTTACTGTCATCTCTTATGAACATTACATTTAACAATTACGTACAATTTTCCACCTTTTTGTTTCTCGGATTTTGTAAGCGATAAAATGAGGTTAACTCCTATTACAAGGGAGAAGCTACGCTAAAAGGGGGAGCACTAGTCCTGGAGAGGTTCACACAGGACAGGTTGGCACGCACGAGAGGGACTTGAACGAGAGCAGTTGTCCTCCAGGCAAGTTTAAAGCTTGAATTGGTCGgattggagaagaagaagggaCTTTAACTATTTTACAAGTCTTGGCACTTTCTCTGGAACTAACGGATATGTCCTCGAGGTCAGATACTAAGGCTGCACAGGAAGATTTGGACGATGCGAAATTGCTGTGTTTGGGGGTGAACAGTTTGATGGCTGTCCCGAcggatgaggaggaagcCAAGGCCATTGCAACGCACGGCGCGAGCACTGGGGGAGTCCCCAAGAAACTGGTCAAGCGGAAGTCCACACTCATCTTCGACGATGAGGGCGAGGAAGCGGGCAATCTAAGGGGTCAGGGGAAGTCGTCCGCGAGCACCGGCAGAGCAGACGGTATGTATGAAGGTGTGGAGACTATATCAtcgagcagcagcggagATTCATTGACAAGTGTTGAGGACGATACTGATGCGAATAAAAGTGGGAAACTGTCCACTTCTACAAGCAAGAGACACCTAAGCATTGCGGAATTGTCGAGAACGACGTCGCAGATTTCGACGAGGAAGTATGTGGATAGGATGGTCACCGTGGACGTCGTCTGGCAACAGGGCGGACACAAAGTGTACGTGACCGGGTCGTTCACCGCGTGGAAGAAGATGGTCGGGCTCGTTGACGACCCGGATAGGCCCGGTGTTAAGCATGTTCGGTTGAAGCTGCCCGTGGGGACACACAAGTTCCGGTTTGTCGTCGACAATGAACTGCGGTTCAGCGATTTCTTGCCCACGGCGACGGACCAGACCGGGAATTTCGTCAACTACATAGAGGTGAAACCCTCTGAGGAGACTCTGGAGCTCGAAAAAgacatcaagaagatgtcACTGCGCTCAAAGTTGGCATTGAAGATCCGGAGCGAGCCGGACAACATTGATAACGGGTACACCCGGTACCACGACTCGACGAACTTGGCACTCGAAACCTACAAGTACATAACGAAGATCCCCGTCGTGTTCCGAGACCCGAAAATTATGGAGCAGTACTACCAGACCGTCGAGCAAAACAAGAATAAAAGCCACATGGCGTGGCTTCTACCTCCAGAATTGCCATCGCAGTTGGAGAGATGCATCCtaaacaacaaaaatgaGGACACAGACAATGGGCCTTGCGAACTGACCACTCCGAACTACGTCACTTTGAACCACTTGCTAACGAGCAGCATTAAAAACAATATGCTCTGCCTTGGTTGTTCAGTTAGATACAGGCAAAAATACGTGACCCAAGTGTATTACACGCCATTAGAATAGCTCCTCCGGTTTTCTCTCTCGAACACTTCACATAGTACATCACAATGAAGGGTCAGGAGAGACCACTTACCAGGAATTCAAGGTCGGGTTGAAACGGAGGCCTATCAGTAGCACACAGAGTTTATATTCCCTAAAACAGACTACAGAGCTGTTCATCGGGGGCCCAGAGGCTACCGGATCAAAAGCGTCAGGGTAACAGTCGctactttcttcaacaataaaataagataaaaaaatttgcaGTTTAAGAAGAAGTGAAGAAACGACTAGCTGACGGGAAAGTATTGCGTTTTGCTGGTAGAAATTCGACTGTGCCTGTCTTCCGTCGCTGTACCTGTCAATTAACAAGGGGTTAAGCCtatttgtatttttttctctttacATCTCAGTCTCggtcttctttttattaGGTTCTTGACGGTGTCATTGTAGGATTGACGAACAAAATGGACGACCTTAATATAGACTTTCcactcttcaaagagagaatATTGAAGTTACACAAGAGCTTCCACGATTTTGAGAATGGTCCCGATTCGTTGCTGTTTACTTTGGGTTCCTCCAATGCGGAAAACCCGTACCAGAAAACCACCATATTCCATAACTGGATCTTGGGTTACGAATTTCCTGCTACATTGATTGCACTGGTCCCAGGTAAGATTATTTTTATCACCAGTGCTGCGAAGGCCAGACATTTGCTGAAAGCAGTGGaactcttcaagaaggaggaggacggCGTCACGCTGGAGATCTGGCAGAGAAACAGTAAAGAGCCAGAACACAACAAAAAGCTGTTTGAGGATGCAGTGGAGGCAGTCGCCAGCGCTGGTAAAAACGTCGGGGTGCCGGTCAAGGATTCTTACCAGGGGAAGTTCATGCACGAGTGGAATCCGATCTGGGAGGAGGCCGTCAAGGCACGCGAGTTCAACGTCGTTGACGTTTCGCTAGGGCTGTCAAAAATATGGGAAACAAAGGACCCGAAGGAACAAGCGTTCATAGCCGTTGCTAGTTCAGGTTCTGACAACTTCATGAACCTGATGACAGACGAGCTGGTTAAGGCTGTCGAcgaggaattgaagatcACCAATGCGAAACTCGCTGACAAagtggaaaacaaaatagaTGACGCgaagtacttgaagaaaatttcTCCGCAACTGGCAGCATTGTGTCCTGAGTCGCATAAATTCAACATCGATCTGCTGGACTGGACTTACTCCCCAATCTTGCAATCGGGACAAAAATTTGACTTAAAAGTATCTGCTAGGTCAGATAACAACCAACTATACGGTACCGGTTGTATCCTTGCGTCGTGCGGTATTCGTTACAATAACTACTGTTCCAACGTCACTAGGACTTTCTTGATTGATCCATCAGAGGAGGTTGTCAGCAACTACGATTTTCTGCTACAGCTGCAACGGGAAATTGCCAGcagttttttgaaagttggCAAGACTCCAAAGGAAGTGTACGAATCAACTGTACAGTacattgaaaaggaaagacCAGATATGTCTCCACATTTCACCAAAAATGTCGGCTTCCTTTTGGGTCTTGAGTTTAGAGACTCGAACTTTGTGCTGAACGCAAAGAACGACTATCGTAAAGTCCAACGCGGGGACTGCTTCAACCTTTCGTTTGGGTTCAACGACTTGAAAGACTCTAAATCGGGCAATAACTATGCATTGCAACTCGCCGATACTGTTCAGATCCCACTGGATGAGACGCAAGACCCAGTGTTCCTGACCACATGTACCAAATCCAGAGCCCAAATATCTTTCTATTTCAACAAtgacgaagaggatgattccaagaagaaaaagccTGTGCCGTCCGCCAAGCACGAACTGAATTCTAAGATTTTAAGAACAAAACTACGTGGGGAGGCTCGTAACGAATCAGAGGACGCCCAAAAGGAGCAGATTCGTAGAGAGAACCAAAGGAAATTACACGAGAAATTGCAAAAGGACGGTCTGCTGCGGTTCAGTGCAGCCGATGCGACTGGTACAGATAGTGAACCCTTACaagtgttcaagaaatacgAATCTTACGTGCATGAATCTCAGATTCCAAATAACGTTCGTGATTTGAGAGTACACGTCGATTGGAAGACACAGACCGTTATCCTACCGATTTACGGTAGGCCAGTTCCGTTCCATATCAACTCTTACAAAAATGGTTCTAAGAATGAGGAAGGGGAATACACATACTTACGGTTGAATTTCCACGCGCCGGGATCATCAGGAggtttttccaaaagaatCACAGAATTACCCTATGACGACTCTCCAGATAATCAATTTGTTCGTTCTATAACTCTGAGATCCAAGGATGGTGATCGGATGGCGGATGCATTCAAGCAAATTGtggatttgaagaaagaatcGACAAAGAGAGAACAGGAACGGAAAGTCATGGCTGacgttgttcaacaagacagGTTGATTGAAAACAGAAGTGGAAGAACCAAAAGACTAGACCAAATATTTGTTAGACCAAGTCCGGATGCTAAGCGTGTCCCAAGTACTGTGTTCATTCACGAGAACGGTATCAGATACCAATCTCCTTTGAGGACAGACAGTAGAATAGACATCCTATTCTCCAACATAAAAAATCTGGTCTTCCAATCCTGTAAGGGCGAACTGATTGTCGTTATCCATATACATTTGAAGAATCCAATCTTGAtgggaaagaaaaagattCAAGATGTGCAATTTTACCGTGAAGCCTCCGATATTGCAGTCGATGAAACTGGTGGTGGCAGACGTGGCCAGAGCAGATTCAGAAGATATGGGGACGAAGATGAACTtgagcaagaacaagaagaaagaaggaagaggGTCGCTCTCGATAAAGAATTCAGGTACTTTGCGGACGCTATTTCTGAAGCCTCAAAGGGTCTTGTGAGTGTTGAAAGCACCTTCAGAGACCTGGGTTTCCAAGGTGTCCCTAACAGATCTGCAGTATTTTGTATGCCAACTACCGATTGTTTGGTCCAACTGATTGAACCTCCATTCTTGGTGGTCAACCTGGAAGAGATCGAAATTTGTATCTTGGAAAGAGTGCAGTTTggtttgaagaattttgaTGTTGTCTTTGTTTACAAGGATTTTAACAAACCTGTAACCCATATCAACACGGTCCCAATTGAATCTCTAGATTTCTTGAAGCAATGGTTGACTGATATGGACATTCCATACACTGTTTCGACAATTAACCTGAACTGGAGCACGATTATGAAGTCGTTGCAAGAAGATCCTCATCAATTTTTCTTAGACGGTGGCTGGAGTTTCTTAGCTACTGGTTCTGATGACGAAGCGTCCGACGAGAGTGAGGAAGAAATTAGTGAGTACGAGGCGTCTGAAGAAGACCCTAGTGATGAAAGTGCAATCTCCGAAGATGACTATTCTGACAGCGAGGCAGATGATGTGAGTGACGCCGATGGAGACGATTTCAGCGGTGGATCCAGTCAAGAGGAAGGTGAAGACTGGGATGAATTGGAAAAGAAAGCGGCAAAGGCTGATCGTACAAGTGCTATAAGGGATTAAATGGTGTAATGATGCTCAAAACTCCTGCCAATAGTCATGTTCTCCGGTATGTATGCGTGTTTGATATATGTTTCAGTAAAATGAGGCTTTTGTATCTCTGAGTCTTCctgatgaagaagttaaCCTATAAGAAGCTGAAATTTGATATAGTTCATACTTAATAAAGAGTctgtaagagctaaagcaggttgtgattgtTTAAAGTGTATAAAGGAttctgatattgtgtagttacgccgtatacgtaaagtatgtagttatatcagttgtgcttgcttgtctGAGACTAGTTCGTTGGTTGAGTCCTGGATTCAGATgcggtcttgaaagatgtcggtgcagataccttgcagcttatatatgttccggataacgggccatccgcgTGTCTCGAGctcgtatactcacatgttGGGTTTTTAATAGTTCACAGCACTGTATTTTGATAGGGTAAtgggtcatgagtccattcccaaagagagttcccaatttatcctcacaaaGTCATTGATCCACCTGAAAATAGATGTAAAGAAAGGTTTGATTTAAAGGTCACctaatatatataaagtTAGTATAGATTAGTGCATCCAAAGTAGCGTAGCATTTGCTTCGAGACAGGTTTGAGAAAAAAGTCTCTTATTGAAACACTCGGTGGTGGCAAGAAGATCCCTAAGCTTTCATAACCCCCTCAGATTATGTCAGCAAATCATCTTGCAGCACAACATAGGGCATTTAATACCCTGTCGATTGTCCGTACATTGCTCCGCTGGTTAGCATTAAAGGTTCGCCGTCGGCGTTCCCATTACCAATACTTCCATTTTCTGCAAATTTTTTAGAAAGCTCGTTGATTTTGTCGTTCTGTTCCTTTTTGATCGATATCTCGTATGGCTTTGTGTAATCAGAGAGGTTATTCAACCACGATAATTCTAATACTTGGTCGTACCTCACTAAGTTGTAAGCAATGTAGAGAAGGGCAACGTAGGCTTCCTTGTTGCCAGTGTCGACGAAATACGTCAATAGTTGCTGGACGACCTTCTCGTCTTGAGAAATGGAGGCTGTTTCAATTGCATCCTTCCATAACTGAtcttccttcaaaattgcCAAACTCTTTGTCCACTTTTTGTTTCTACGATACAATAAAGCCGCAATTTTTctgaagaaaatcaaagagTGTGTTTCCAAACGAGCAGCAAGTGCTAGCTGGTCAAATTTGTCGTAAGAGTTAATGGCATCTTCCAAAGACTTGTagtcttcctcttcaaccATGATATCGTGATAAGCCTGGTTAACAACAGAGTTGTTTTTTGGCAACACGTTTATCAGGAAGGCTTTAATCAACGGCAAGTTATCAGATTTTGCGAAGATCTTCACAGTTCTTGGAATATCCAATCTTGGTGtcaaaacagaaagaagatCCACCAATAAAGATGGGTGCTCTTTCACATAAAAGTTGATTGCCTTGTAGTATATTTCCAAATTCGAAATCTTAACAATAACCTCCTTGAAGTAGTCGTGGTCAAAGTCCTTGGTTGACTTTTCAATCAAAGCTAGCGCAGCATTGTCCCACTCATCGTAATGAGCATATAGGAAAATCAGCTCCTGCCACAAGTGGGCGTCTTCCACAGCTCTAATTGCCTTTGGAATGTTTAGTCTAGACCAGAATAACTTCAAGTGTTCAAAGACCTTGGCACTGTCATATTTACAGTACAGGATAGCCAATTCGGTAAACATACCCATATGAGCTCTTTCCAAACCTAGACCAACCTCGAACAATGATATCAACTCCTCGAAATATCCATTGGCTTCGTACTTCTCAACCAACGCGTCTAACTCTTCGGCATGTACAATCAAGTTTAAGCCACAAATCTGGGCCAATCTAAATTCTTTTTGGTCAATACAGGCGTCGTTTACCAACTTCCACACCTTGATGTTTGAAGCCTTTCTAGCTGTGTCGACTGCTGCTTGGTAATCACCTAGGTAAACAAGGGTGGATGATAGTTTAGAGTAGTTAGATACTGCACTGAAACACAATTTAGCAGCTTGGTAGTTCTCACTCTCTAGTAATTGATCACCGACCAGGTTCAAATTAGCGGCACTCGACCCATGCAACATATTCTCAATGTCCTGGATTCTGTCAAGTCTGGCGTAGCATAAAATCAATGACCCGTCTATCTTAGATTCTTTTAAGGTCTTTCTGGCCATCACCAAGTAAGGAATCAACTCCTCGTACTTGCCAGCATGTTCAGCAATCTCAATAACGTTCTCGTAATTAGATGGATCGTTGGCTTTGATGTAGGAGTCAAGGGCGTCAGGAATACGCAACCCGTCTAATTGGGACGTACCAAGTTGCGACCACAATTCCGGTGTGTTGATCTTATCAACATATGTCGCAGCTCTATCCAGAGACataatttcttcaactaGAACTGTCAAAGCCTTGCTGTGCATCTCGTGTTTGTCATAGATTTCGAATGcttcctccttcaaatcGTGTTCGATACATAATGGGGCAATTTCATCCGCGTCATAGTTgtccaatttttcaatgtAAGTCGCAACCTTGGCTGGTTCGTACTTGATTGCTGACAGAAGCAGTAGGCCTTGCAGCGCAACATTGTCATTGAAAGGAGAAGGCTCCAGGATGATCTTTTCCAATAATTCGATCAGTTCTAACTTCAAACCGTTAGTCATGAACGCTTGGACAGTTAAAGAAACTGGTTCAGGGTCAGTCAATTCAGGAATACCGACGGAGATCACAGAGTCAATCAGTTGTCTTCTATGGATATTCTCAGCGTCTAGGACTTTGTTCCACAAATTCAAATCTGAACGCTTCAGTAAGTACCTTGCTTGGTATTTGTACATGTCGTTTTCGTTGGTGATTCTGATCaagtcgtcgtcgttggACCCCTTATCGTAAGCGATGTAGGCAAGGTATGGGTCTCTTTTTTCACAGTAAAGACCAACGTTCAAAGTATCGTACTGGtcgttttccttcaaaaatttctcTGGAGAATTGTTAGAATCAATGTAGATTTTGGCAAGAGCATTGAAAATAGCTCGATCTTGAGACCCTTGAGCTAAGCTCTTCTCAAGATATGGCAGTAGCAGCTTcaatctgttcttcttctccactTCAGTGGTCAGATCGTCGATTGGGACCTGACCTAGAACAGAATCCAGTAAGCCCTGGATAAATTTCTCATCACAGTCCATGTCGATCAAGGCGCCAACAACGTCAGGGGTCTTGGATGGGTTGACTTGCTGCACATAAGTTTCGATAAACTTCAAGTTTTGAGATTTGTACAAATGTAGGATCATCTCGTGGACAAAATCGAAACGGTCACAAACGATAACAAAAGGTAGCTGGTCTGGTAAATTggcatccttcaaaaagttcttGACTCTCTCTGGATCGTAGACGTTGTTACTTCTAAcaattctttcaatttcgtTACTCTGACCCATTTTGGCAGCAGCCTCAATATATTTGTAAACAACATCCTTGTCCTCAGTCAAGTTAACCAAAGACGCCAAGTAATAGTACAATCCTTCGGTGGCTTTGTAATCCTCGAACAACTTAATCAACACATTGGAGCCAATCAGATCGGAAAACTTGGTTGCCACTTGGACTACAATTTGCGTATTAGCTTGGAGGTTATTGTCCATCAACGCTTTCAAACAGGTCAACGATTGTTCAACGTTCAACTTACCGAAGAATCCGACAATCCAATCAACAGGTAGGGCCGAAGTATGCACAATGCATCTCTTCAAGTCTGGAAGATCCGTGTAGTTTTCCAAAGCCCTTTGGAACAACCCTGCCTTTTCAGCCAATGACGCGATAGTGGGTTTATCGTAGTGGGAAAAAATGTTGTTCCCGAGGATGGCGTCTGCGACTTGTGGGGCGTGTAGTAGGTTGACCTCCAAAACACGGGTTTGTAGATGGCCTTGGTCTGGGGTATCCGCCTTCAAAGcatccaacaacaaggaaGTACCTTGTTGGATGTGGTTCTGAGAGAAGAACAGGTCTGCGATCTTTTCGATATCCAAACCCGAAGCTACAGCTGGGTTCTGCAACAACGAGATTGCAAACTCGGAGGCTCTGTCTGGTGAAGTTCTAATGATGTTTGCCAGTaagaccaagaagtttGGTTGGTAGGAGACCTTTTCCGCGTAAGGGATAATCTTGTCAAATTGTTGCAATTCAGCAAGGCAGGTTATTACCTCCGCATGGGAGTTGGCCCTTAGGTAGCAAGCCAGGGCCAAAGTGGTATCGAACGGTTTGACGATGTCACCGAGCTCCTCTGAACATTCGAGTTTGTCCTCCTTCAAccatttttcaaacagttgCTTCCTGTCCTGTTGCAGGACGGGTCTAGCCAGTTCGATGGtctcctctttgttcagtttACCCGTGTCTAGCAGAGTGGAAAAGTACAGTAGGATTGGCGAGATGGCGCCTGGAGCAGCTTGAACATTTTTCAATCTGTTGATGGTGTTACTGTTTCTCAGCGACTGGGAGGACGCGGCGACTTTTGCTGCGTTTTGGTAATCCCCCTGTTGCAGCAGTGTTTCGAACTGTTTGCTGAACAAGTCGTCTGCACCTGGGAGGCCACCTCTCTTGGCTACTGTGAGTGCCAAAGTGACATTGGACAGTTTCTCCAGGATGTAGGGAACAATCTGGGAGGTGGAGATCTCCACTGCAAGGACTTGAcccttcttgttgatgCATGCGATACCGTTGTTGTCGTGGTATGATGCTGCGGTGAAGACGGATTCTGCGGTAATTCTGTTGACGAAAAGATTGGTCCCCGTTTCCAACTCGTACAGGTGGATGAACCCGTATTTGGTTAGGATGTAGATGATCCCGTACTTCTCGGACACTTTCAACGCAATGGGGAAATCGTTGCTTGCGTCTGCTGGGAAGAAGATATCTGCAGATTTTTTTGCGTACTGTACTGGTGCAGCAGCGTTGTGGTCGATCTCGATGATTCTCAATTCACCAGCACCCGTGGCGGTGTTCCTGGTCCCCGTGACAAAGATCTGCAGCTTCTCTGACCCGTTGCCCTCCATGAAGATTTCACTGAAGATGGCGACGTGGCCGTCGATAGCCTGGGATATGTTACGTTGTTTGGAGTACAATTGGATCTTCCCTCCAATGTGGCCGTTCTCTTGGATGATACCAACAGTGGCAAACCAGTCTAGTTTCTTGTTTGCCACGACGTTGATGATCTGGcagttgttcaagttctGGTGTCTCTGCGTGAGCATCTGTGGCTTGCTGTTGACGTTCCCGTCAAACACGGAGCAAGTAAGAATAGCCCTTGCTGTGACGAACACAAGCACGTCGTCACTGACCCATTTCCAGAAGATAGCAGGTTCATCCAGCGTGAAGGATTTGAGCTTAGTTTTCGTCTCCAAGTTGAATATTTGGACGATGGTCCCATTGGCTCTGACACAGATGACTTTCTGTGTTGGGTGCATGATCGCAGAGTCCCCGCCCATGTTCTTCCTCGTGACGGCGTTGTTATCTGCAAGATCGACGATCGCGACCGAGTTGTGACCATCCTGCGATTCTCTCACGGTGACGAAATGATCACTCTCGAACGTGGTGGACCTGAAGTCTAGGGATTGAGGGGAAATCCCTAGAGCGGTCAAGTCCACCAGTTCTGTGAATTCAATTGGCAGATCGCtcatgttgttgttgtcgttgttgaCGTGTGTGTGAGTGTAAAAGTGTCGCCTCTCTGTATCTCTTTATTTAGTTTGTGGTTTCCTCTTAGTTAATATcagaaaccaaaaaaaaccTGTTCAAAAGAGGGGGGGGGAAGAAAGTCGAGGTGAAAGATACAACGCTATATTCAAACCGATTGAAAGCGGACAAGGCGATAGTAGAGTAGCAGTAAGAAAACGAGCGCTTGATGTGCTGGAGTGGTGGGGAGAGTAGTTACGGAAAACACTGTAGTATATGTGTGTGATTTGTGAACAACTGTTCTGGACTCGACAGCAGAAACAGGGCTTAACACTTGAGGTTTCCGTGAAAAGCGATGAAAAACGgggaaaaactggaaaaaaactAACAAGCGGGTAACACTTGCAAATTAGGgttgaacttcaacaagtaATTAGGGCTTTGAATGGTAGCGCCGTCTACCCAATGGCGCTAccattttttggaaaagcGGCACGGCGCTACCACACCGCAGACAGCTCGTCGGAAACTTCGCTTTTCTCCGAAAGACTTATTTTTCCCCAACGAAAAGAGGGCCGTTGGGGAAAACAGCGGTTCTGGGCGGCAAAAGGGAAAAGGGAcggtatatatataaagggAAGAAGTAGATTGGATAATATTGATCTTCCCTGTtatttgttcttctcgGTTTTGTTCTTTGCAGTTGGAGTCCCGGAAACAAACACACATAGAGTTTTGACAGATATTTTAAATGACGAGAGTTTCTTCGACAGATACATCGCAGCCCGTGTTTGAGCCCGTGCGGCTTTTGCGTACGGAGCGGGAGCGGTCGCAGTTGAAGACAGATGAGATTAACACTTTCTTGGAGTCCTCTCCGGAGCAGAGACAGTTGACACATGAGCTGATCGACCAGATCGTTAATGACCCCGTTTTGAAATGTGACACTGGGTACTACGAACAGGAGAAACTGCAAGAGAGGGAAAACacggtgaagaagatcgcAAGGCTCGCTTTGTACATGGAGGAAGATATCAAGACAGTGAGACAACACTTCAAGGGGACGGACCTGTTCCAGTCTTTGCAAGAGGACAGTGGCAGTCTGCCACCTTTGAGTAACAAGGACCTATCAATATTCGATAAGAGACTGTCCCTGCTGGCAAACATCGACCCGCAGTTGTCCACCAGGGTTGGGGTCCACTTGGGGCTCTTTGGTAACTGTATCAAGGGGAACGGTACTGACGAGCAGATC
The genomic region above belongs to Huiozyma naganishii CBS 8797 chromosome 2, complete genome and contains:
- the CHC1 gene encoding clathrin heavy chain (similar to Saccharomyces cerevisiae CHC1 (YGL206C); ancestral locus Anc_3.515), whose translation is MSDLPIEFTELVDLTALGISPQSLDFRSTTFESDHFVTVRESQDGHNSVAIVDLADNNAVTRKNMGGDSAIMHPTQKVICVRANGTIVQIFNLETKTKLKSFTLDEPAIFWKWVSDDVLVFVTARAILTCSVFDGNVNSKPQMLTQRHQNLNNCQIINVVANKKLDWFATVGIIQENGHIGGKIQLYSKQRNISQAIDGHVAIFSEIFMEGNGSEKLQIFVTGTRNTATGAGELRIIEIDHNAAAPVQYAKKSADIFFPADASNDFPIALKVSEKYGIIYILTKYGFIHLYELETGTNLFVNRITAESVFTAASYHDNNGIACINKKGQVLAVEISTSQIVPYILEKLSNVTLALTVAKRGGLPGADDLFSKQFETLLQQGDYQNAAKVAASSQSLRNSNTINRLKNVQAAPGAISPILLYFSTLLDTGKLNKEETIELARPVLQQDRKQLFEKWLKEDKLECSEELGDIVKPFDTTLALACYLRANSHAEVITCLAELQQFDKIIPYAEKVSYQPNFLVLLANIIRTSPDRASEFAISLLQNPAVASGLDIEKIADLFFSQNHIQQGTSLLLDALKADTPDQGHLQTRVLEVNLLHAPQVADAILGNNIFSHYDKPTIASLAEKAGLFQRALENYTDLPDLKRCIVHTSALPVDWIVGFFGKLNVEQSLTCLKALMDNNLQANTQIVVQVATKFSDLIGSNVLIKLFEDYKATEGLYYYLASLVNLTEDKDVVYKYIEAAAKMGQSNEIERIVRSNNVYDPERVKNFLKDANLPDQLPFVIVCDRFDFVHEMILHLYKSQNLKFIETYVQQVNPSKTPDVVGALIDMDCDEKFIQGLLDSVLGQVPIDDLTTEVEKKNRLKLLLPYLEKSLAQGSQDRAIFNALAKIYIDSNNSPEKFLKENDQYDTLNVGLYCEKRDPYLAYIAYDKGSNDDDLIRITNENDMYKYQARYLLKRSDLNLWNKVLDAENIHRRQLIDSVISVGIPELTDPEPVSLTVQAFMTNGLKLELIELLEKIILEPSPFNDNVALQGLLLLSAIKYEPAKVATYIEKLDNYDADEIAPLCIEHDLKEEAFEIYDKHEMHSKALTVLVEEIMSLDRAATYVDKINTPELWSQLGTSQLDGLRIPDALDSYIKANDPSNYENVIEIAEHAGKYEELIPYLVMARKTLKESKIDGSLILCYARLDRIQDIENMLHGSSAANLNLVGDQLLESENYQAAKLCFSAVSNYSKLSSTLVYLGDYQAAVDTARKASNIKVWKLVNDACIDQKEFRLAQICGLNLIVHAEELDALVEKYEANGYFEELISLFEVGLGLERAHMGMFTELAILYCKYDSAKVFEHLKLFWSRLNIPKAIRAVEDAHLWQELIFLYAHYDEWDNAALALIEKSTKDFDHDYFKEVIVKISNLEIYYKAINFYVKEHPSLLVDLLSVLTPRLDIPRTVKIFAKSDNLPLIKAFLINVLPKNNSVVNQAYHDIMVEEEDYKSLEDAINSYDKFDQLALAARLETHSLIFFRKIAALLYRRNKKWTKSLAILKEDQLWKDAIETASISQDEKVVQQLLTYFVDTGNKEAYVALLYIAYNLVRYDQVLELSWLNNLSDYTKPYEISIKKEQNDKINELSKKFAENGSIGNGNADGEPLMLTSGAMYGQSTGY